A stretch of Rhododendron vialii isolate Sample 1 chromosome 4a, ASM3025357v1 DNA encodes these proteins:
- the LOC131323775 gene encoding uncharacterized protein LOC131323775 has translation MVLGLIDEIKEYLDARYIGPVVAAWRLFSHSMHEEIPTVVRFALHLPGKHNSLFNTEESMQDIVARAEQDITTLAGFFAYCQANVDARAFTYQEFPQHFVWIKSEKRWKPRERGFAIGRMYFISPNASEIFYLRLLLSVVRGPESYECLRIVNNILHDTFKSACITRGLLEDDEEWESGTNLKDFPPMPLPIVNWSIVVGNRLISEHQQLIFDAQHSDANINVECLNEEQRVVYTTITTSVFENKGTTFFLNGGVGTGKTFLYNTVATKCRSLGHVVVNVASSGIASLLLVGGRVVTTLIIWDEVPMQHRYCVETVDRTLQDICDNDKPFGVIPKGVQEQIVGASLRRFVQWNRMHILTLNLNMRLSNTDLANSNFAEFLKEIGTNLEEIVELPSIIQKCRSISELLFTVYLQLAVVGTITPTFLNECTILSARNDDVSAINLAALNVFLGDTTTYFTADKMSFDDAHDHTITNRYPNEYLSSLNPSGLPPFKLDLKVGCPIMLLRNIALKAGLCNGTRLMIVKCANRIIEAQILTGDKFGNLVFIPRISFTPSSSGMPFEMTRHQFPIRLAYAMTINKSQGQSVNFVGIDLRTPVFSHGQLYVALSRCTFGDRTSVLLSNDTSRSTTNIVYPEVLLW, from the exons ATGGTGTTGGGACTAATAGATGAGATCAAGGAATATCTCGATGCAAGGTATATTGGTCCAGTAGTAGCAGCTTGGCGGCTATTCAGTCATTCTATGCATGAAGAGATTCCAACAGTGGTACGTTTCGCACTTCATTTACCTGGAAAACATAATAGCCTATTTAACACTGAAGAATCAATGCAAGACATTGTTGCCAGGGCTGAGCAAGACATTACAACATTAGCTGGTTTTTTTGCATATTGTCAAGCAAATGTAGATGCACGTGCATTCACCTATCAAGAATTTCCACAACATTTTGTTTGGATAAAATCAGAAAAGAGGTGGAAACCAAGAGAAAGGGGTTTTGCAATTGGAAGAATGTACTTTATTAGCCCTAATGCTAGTGAAATATTTTATTTACGCCTCCTACTGAGTGTTGTTAGAGGACCAGAATCATATGAATGTTTACGCATAGTCAATAATATTTTGCATGACACATTTAAATCAGCATGTATTACAAGAGGACTCCTGGAAGATGACGAAGAATGG GAATCGGGTACAAATTTAAAAGACTTTCCTCCCATGCCATTGCCTATTGTGAATTGGAGTATAGTAGTGGGTAATAGATTGATATCGGAGCATCAACAACTCATTTTTGATGCCCAGCATTCAGATGCGAATATCAATGTTGAATGTCTCAATGAAGAACAACGTGTCGTTTACACTACAATCACCACCTCGGTGTTTGAGAATAAAGGAACGACTTTTTTTCTAAATGGGGGTGTTGGAACTGGAAAGACCTTTTTGTACAATACTGTTGCCACGAAATGTCGTAGCCTTGGACACGTCGTAGTTAACGTTGCTTCATCTGGTATCGCTTCATTATTATTGGTAGGAG GCAGAGTTGTTACAACATTGATTATATGGGATGAAGTCCCTATGCAACATAGATATTGTGTTGAAACAGTTGATCGCACACTCCAAGACATTTGCGATAATGATAAGCCATTTGGGG TCATACCAAAAGGAGTTCAAGAGCAAATTGTGGGAGCATCGTTGAGACGTTTTGTGCAATGGAATCGTATGCACATTTTGACATTGAATTTGAACATGCGCTTAAGTAACACAGACCTTGCGAATTCAAATTTTGCAGAATTCTTGAAAGAG ATTGGGACTAATCTAGAAGAAATAGTAGAGCTTCCATCAATAATACAAAAGTGCAGATCCATTAGTGAGTTGTTATTTACTGTGTATCTGCAGCTAGCCGTAGTGGGTACCATAACACCGACCTTCCTTAATGAATGCACAATTCTTTCTGCCCGAAATGATGATGTTAGTGCTATCAATCTTGCAGCATTGAATGTTTTTCTAGGGGATACCACCACTTATTTTACAGCAGACAAAATGTCCTTTGATGATGCACATGATCATACTATCACAAATCGGTATCCTAATGAGTACTTGAGCTCATTGAATCCTTCCGGTTTGCCTCCTTTTAAATTGGACTTGAAAGTTGGTTGCCCAATAATGTTATTGAGAAACATCGCTCTAAAGGCTGGGTTATGTAATGGCACTCGATTAATGATTGTCAAATGTGCAAATCGCATAATCGAAGCTCAAATTTTAACAGGAGATAAATTTGGCAATTTGGTCTTTATTCCAAGGATATCCTTTACACCCTCTTCTTCTGGAATGCCTTTTGAGATGACAAGGCATCAATTTCCAATCAGATTGGCATATGCGATGACTATTAATAAATCTCAAGGACAGTCTGTCAATTTTGTTGGAATTGATTTGCGTACTCCAGTCTTTAGTCATGGACAACTATATGTAGCATTATCTAGATGCACATTTGGTGATCGTACAAGTGTCCTTCTCTCCAATGATACATCCCGTTCCACGACAAACATTGTGTATCCTGAGGTTTTGCTATGGTAA